The following are encoded together in the Coturnix japonica isolate 7356 chromosome 8, Coturnix japonica 2.1, whole genome shotgun sequence genome:
- the LOC107317449 gene encoding E3 ubiquitin-protein ligase HECTD3-like, translated as MRAGEEGTHQVLGRLRFLLQCSECFRRSRPLPAALCYVPREVQYKICKDPFAAASSRSLFSVWDSPGPARGSKRATIELRKGGCLRATGEEYRNSEGLWVKLRKEHLEENGICPELEEGWVLAQRFGDGGDKLVPVDPVERIQQQPQTFGMVYKPVASWEQVVDLMYSMQLGQKPVPVEPDEDVVQKLRSVPPNWSYEKDMELGRFLYDFTDRDHYCKDCVKEHLSGIEVSSQLDDFKLSHLTDNQGDTYWESNGSPGQHWVRLHMKKYSVIKKLWLMLDPNINSYIPRRVAVYGGPANRLQHLRTVLINESSYRDVCILRDMKTHMPVLEIRILECREQGYNVRLRGIKFKSFLEADMNLNVDMFQMAQLVRYPLLEGVDADVLYRRAIVIQRFTQLLDSVLGYVIPITDEIDSAFSVLRGMKPFLQLCKLGKTLVTCCLQSSESSPPCLLPKLLINRQLAREHRAHPELDPSGQNSVFTQVYENLKPSKTNNYLLDYRWPQTYNQWWECVFTTEGIIDGGGGFRDCLTDISEELCPSSGDVPVPLPFFVRTSNQGNSSSDTRDMYVPNPSCKDFPKYEWIGQLMGAALRSKEILVLALPSLVWKQLSGEEVIWSKDFAAVDVELVKLLEMLEEVDREAFEFMFGKELTYTTVRSDQRMVELIPKGSSTVVRYEDRKEFIRLVQKARLEESKEQVAAIRAGLLRVVPQAVLDLLTWQQLERKVCGIPEVTVDELKKFITFEDFESSRVLQFWDALKNFTSEDLSRFLKFVTGRSRLPVQLTIYPDRSLPERLDMMPEASTCSCTMYLPKYSTVKMCEELLRFAVYNCMSIDTDKDNWD; from the exons ATGCGGGCGGGCGAGGAGGGCACGCACCAGGTGCTGGGCCGGCTGCggttcctgctgcagtgcagcgAATGCTTCCGCCGCTCCCGGCCGCTGCCCGCCGCGCTGTGCTACGTGCCCCGCGAGGTGCAGTACAAGATCTGCAAGGACCCCTTCGCTGCCGCCTCGTCCCGCAGCCTGTTCAGCGTGTGGGACAGCCCCGGGCCGGCGCGGGGCTCCAAGCGGGCCACCATCGAGCTGCGGAAGGGCGGCTGTCTCCGTGCTACGGGCGAGGAGTACCGCAACAGCGAGGGGCTGTGGGTGAAGCTCCGCAAG GAGCACCTGGAGGAGAACGGGATCTGCCCGGAGCTGGAGGAGGGCTGGGTGCTGGCGCAGCGGTTCGGAGATGGGGGAGATAAGTTGGTGCCGGTGGATCCGGTGGAGAGGATCCAGCAGCAACCCCAGACCTTTGGAATGGTTTACAAACCCGTGGCCAG CTGGGAACAAGTGGTGGACCTGATGTACTCCATGCAGCTGGGACAGAAGCCCGTGCCAGTCGAGCCAGATGAAGACGTGGTGCAGAAGCTTCG GTCAGTGCCTCCAAATTGGAGCTAcgagaaggacatggagctgggGCGCTTCCTGTATGACTTCACCGACAGGGATCACTACTGCAAGGACTGCGTTAAGGAACATCTCAGCGGCATCGAGGTCTCCTCACAGCTG GATGACTTCAAACTATCCCACCTGACAGACAACCAGGGAGACACCTACTGGGAGAGCAACGGGTCCCctgggcagcactgggtgcGGCTCCACATGAAGAAATACAGCGTCATCAA GAAGCTGTGGTTGATGCTGGACCCAAACATCAACTCCTACATCCCCAGGCGGGTGGCTGTGTATGGAGGGCCAGCCAACAGGCTGCAGCACCTGAGAACCGTCCTAATCAACGA GAGCAGCTATCGGGATGTGTGCATCCTACGTGACATGAAGACCCACATGCCGGTACTGGAGATCCGTATCTTGGAGTGCCGAG AACAAGGGTACAACGTCCGGCTGCGAGGGATTAAGTTCAAGTCCTTCTTGGAGGCAGACATGAACCTCAACGTAGACATGTTCCAGATGGCCCAGCTGGTGCGCTACCCACTGCTGGAAGGGGTGGATGCAGACGTGCTGTACCGCAGGGCCATCGTTATCCAGAG GTTCACCCAGCTCCTGGACAGTGTCCTGGGCTACGTGATCCCCATCACTGATGAGATCGACAGCGCCTTCAGTGTGCTCAGG GGCATGAAGccattcctgcagctgtgcaagCTGGGCAAAACCCTTGTCACCTGttgcctgcagagctcagaaagCAGCCCACCTTGCTTGCTGCCAAAGCTGCTCATCAACCGGCAGCTGGCCCGTGAGCACAGGGCTCACCCCGAGCTGGACCCTAGTGGCCAGAACTCAGTCTTCACCCAG GTGTATGAGAACCTGAAGCCTTCCAAAACCAACAACTATCTCCTGGACTACAG GTGGCCTCAGACCTACAACCAGTGGTGGGAATGTGTCTTCACCACGGAGGGCATCATTGATGGAG GTGGTGGTTTTCGGGACTGCTTAACAGACATCTCAGAGGAGCTGTGTCCCAGCTCGGGTGATGTCCCTGTGCCCCTGCCCTTCTTTGTGCGCACATCCAACCAG GGTAACAGCAGCAGCGACACCAGGGACATGTATGTCCCCAACCCCTCCTGTAAGGACTTCCCTAAGTATGAGTGGATCGGACAGCTCAtgggagcagccctgaggagcaAGGAGATTCTG GTCCTGGCTCTGCCCAGTCTGGTGTGGAAGCAGCTGTCAGGAGAGGAGGTCATCTGGAGCAAGGACTTTGCTGCTGTGGATGTGGAGCTG gtgaagctgctggagatgctaGAGGAAGTGGACAGAGAGGCCTTCGAGTTCATGTTTGGCAAGGAGCTGACCTACACGACGGTACGGAGCGACCAGCGCATGGTGGAGCTGATCCCAAAGGGCAGCAGCACCGTGGTGCGCTATGAGGACCGCAAGGAGTTCATCCGTCTGGTGCAGAAGGCTCGGCTGGAGGAGAGCAAGGAGCAG GTGGCGGCCATTCGTGCCGGGCTGCTCCGCGTGGtgccccaggctgtgctggacCTGCtcacctggcagcagctggagaggaaGGTCTGCGGGATCCCTGAGGTGACAGTAGATGAGCTGAAGAAGTTCA TCACCTTCGAGGACTTTGAAAGCTCCCGTGTCCTTCAGTTCTGGGATGCCCTCAAGAACTTCACCAGCG AGGATCTCAGCCGCTTCCTCAAGTTTGTCACCGGCCGCAGCCGCCTCCCGGTTCAGCTCACCATCTACCCGGACCGTTCCCT CCCTGAGCGGTTGGACATGATGCCCGAGGCCTCCACGTGCTCCTGCACCATGTACTTGCCCAAATACTCCAC GGTCAAGATGTGCGAGGAGCTGCTGCGCTTCGCCGTGTATAACTGCATGTCCATCGACACCGACAAGGACAACTGGGACTAG